One window from the genome of Bubalus kerabau isolate K-KA32 ecotype Philippines breed swamp buffalo chromosome 17, PCC_UOA_SB_1v2, whole genome shotgun sequence encodes:
- the ZNF19 gene encoding zinc finger protein 19 isoform X2, whose translation MAVMPLKVWHQEVVTFEDVAVYFTRTEWAGLSPAQRALYRSVMLEIYGNLTSLGARTHMDSELTTTWGISEERDLMMSHGPQKNVLNKSSFLETCELEQHQEIPTVKNIRGKVLRIHYNRKPFRCEECGKCFSYFSYYVRHQRIHTGEKPFECNECGKAFNGNSSLIRHQRIHTGEKPYQCEECGRAFNDNANLIRHQRIHSGDRPYLCRECGNGFTSSSEFIIHQRIHTGEKPYECNECGKAFVGNSPLLRHQKIHTGEKPYECNECGKSFGRTSHLSQHQRIHTGEKPYSCKICGQAFNFHTKLTRHQRVHSEVKPFDCICCGKVFSTQAQLKRHLRIHIQETSCDECGKVFTSKRNLLLHQRVHTRKKPCEYVKYEKTFRTSSQLDCVHPGEKPVLDVGCFGLPEFFTPFYW comes from the exons ATGGCTGTCATGCCCCTGAAAGTCTGGCACCAG GAGGTGGTGACCTTTGAGGATGTGGCTGTTTACTTCACCCGGACAGAATGGGCTGGCCTTTCTCCTGCACAGAGGGCCCTGTACAGAAGTGTGATGCTGGAGATCTATGGGAACTTGACATCCTTGG GTGCCAGGACCCACATGGACAGTGAGTTAACAACAACATGGGGAATTTCTGAAGAAAGAGACTTGATGATGTCACATGGGCCACAGAAGAATGTTCTTAACAAAAGCAGCTTCCTAGAAACATGTGAACTGGAGCAACACCAGGAAATCCCCACAGTGAAAAATATTAGAGGAAAGGTTCTAAGAATCCACTATAATAGGAAACCCTTCAGATGTGAGGAGTGTGGGAAATGCTTCAGCTATTTTTCTTACTATGTTAGGCATCAAAGAATCCACACTGGGGAGAAACCCTTTGAGTGTAATGAGTGTGGAAAAGCCTTTAATGGCAATTCTTCATTAATTCGACATCAGAGAATCCACACTGGTGAGAAACCCTATCAGTGTGAAGAGTGTGGGAGAGCCTTTAATGATAATGCAAATCTGATCAGGCATCAGAGAATCCACAGTGGGGACAGACCCTATCTCTGTAGGGAGTGTGGAAATGGTTTCACCAGTAGTTCTGAGTTTATTATACAccagagaattcacactggagagaaaccttatgagTGTAATGAGTGTGGAAAAGCTTTTGTTGGTAATTCACCACTTCTGCGACATCAGAAaatccacactggagagaaaccatatgagTGTAATGAGTGTGGCAAAAGCTTTGGAAGGACTTCTCATCTTAGTCAGCATCAGCGTATTCACACAGGGGAAAAGCCTTACTCTTGTAAAATATGTGGGCAAGCCTTCAATTTCCATACAAAACTAACTCGGCACCAGCGAGTCCACAGTGAGGTGAAACCTTTTGACTGTATATGTTGTGGAAAAGTGTTTAGTACTCAGGCTCAGTTGAAAAGGCATCTAAGAATCCATATTCAGGAGACCTCCTGTGATGAGTGTGGAAAAGTCTTCACTAGCAAAAGAAATCTGCTTCTTCATCAAAGAGTCCATACTAGAAAGAAACCCTGTGAATATGTCAAGTATGAAAAAACCTTTAGGACATCTTCCCAGCTAGATTGTGTCCACCCTGGAGAGAAGCCTGTGCTGGATGTTGGTTGTTTTGGGCTCCCAGAATTTTTTACCCCCTTTTACTGGTAA
- the ZNF19 gene encoding zinc finger protein 19 isoform X1 codes for MAVMPLKVWHQEVVTFEDVAVYFTRTEWAGLSPAQRALYRSVMLEIYGNLTSLGYPVPKPALISLLERGDLPVGLETQDNPPAQGTRDIYKSARTHMDSELTTTWGISEERDLMMSHGPQKNVLNKSSFLETCELEQHQEIPTVKNIRGKVLRIHYNRKPFRCEECGKCFSYFSYYVRHQRIHTGEKPFECNECGKAFNGNSSLIRHQRIHTGEKPYQCEECGRAFNDNANLIRHQRIHSGDRPYLCRECGNGFTSSSEFIIHQRIHTGEKPYECNECGKAFVGNSPLLRHQKIHTGEKPYECNECGKSFGRTSHLSQHQRIHTGEKPYSCKICGQAFNFHTKLTRHQRVHSEVKPFDCICCGKVFSTQAQLKRHLRIHIQETSCDECGKVFTSKRNLLLHQRVHTRKKPCEYVKYEKTFRTSSQLDCVHPGEKPVLDVGCFGLPEFFTPFYW; via the exons ATGGCTGTCATGCCCCTGAAAGTCTGGCACCAG GAGGTGGTGACCTTTGAGGATGTGGCTGTTTACTTCACCCGGACAGAATGGGCTGGCCTTTCTCCTGCACAGAGGGCCCTGTACAGAAGTGTGATGCTGGAGATCTATGGGAACTTGACATCCTTGG GATACCCAGTTCCCAAACCTGCGTTAATCTCACTTCTAGAGAGAGGGGATTTGCCTGTGGGCCTGGAGACACAGGATAATCCTCCTGCACAGGGTACCAGAGACATCTATAAAA GTGCCAGGACCCACATGGACAGTGAGTTAACAACAACATGGGGAATTTCTGAAGAAAGAGACTTGATGATGTCACATGGGCCACAGAAGAATGTTCTTAACAAAAGCAGCTTCCTAGAAACATGTGAACTGGAGCAACACCAGGAAATCCCCACAGTGAAAAATATTAGAGGAAAGGTTCTAAGAATCCACTATAATAGGAAACCCTTCAGATGTGAGGAGTGTGGGAAATGCTTCAGCTATTTTTCTTACTATGTTAGGCATCAAAGAATCCACACTGGGGAGAAACCCTTTGAGTGTAATGAGTGTGGAAAAGCCTTTAATGGCAATTCTTCATTAATTCGACATCAGAGAATCCACACTGGTGAGAAACCCTATCAGTGTGAAGAGTGTGGGAGAGCCTTTAATGATAATGCAAATCTGATCAGGCATCAGAGAATCCACAGTGGGGACAGACCCTATCTCTGTAGGGAGTGTGGAAATGGTTTCACCAGTAGTTCTGAGTTTATTATACAccagagaattcacactggagagaaaccttatgagTGTAATGAGTGTGGAAAAGCTTTTGTTGGTAATTCACCACTTCTGCGACATCAGAAaatccacactggagagaaaccatatgagTGTAATGAGTGTGGCAAAAGCTTTGGAAGGACTTCTCATCTTAGTCAGCATCAGCGTATTCACACAGGGGAAAAGCCTTACTCTTGTAAAATATGTGGGCAAGCCTTCAATTTCCATACAAAACTAACTCGGCACCAGCGAGTCCACAGTGAGGTGAAACCTTTTGACTGTATATGTTGTGGAAAAGTGTTTAGTACTCAGGCTCAGTTGAAAAGGCATCTAAGAATCCATATTCAGGAGACCTCCTGTGATGAGTGTGGAAAAGTCTTCACTAGCAAAAGAAATCTGCTTCTTCATCAAAGAGTCCATACTAGAAAGAAACCCTGTGAATATGTCAAGTATGAAAAAACCTTTAGGACATCTTCCCAGCTAGATTGTGTCCACCCTGGAGAGAAGCCTGTGCTGGATGTTGGTTGTTTTGGGCTCCCAGAATTTTTTACCCCCTTTTACTGGTAA